The genomic window CGCCTAACAGATGGTCGTCCTGCGCCACCATTAGCGAAGTAATGTTGCGCGCCTGTATGAGATTCAGCGCTTCCACCGCCAGCGTATCGGGCGCGACGCGTACGCCCCCCGGCGTCATGACATCGGCGATACGCGCCTCTTTGAGGTCAATGCCCATATCAAACACCCGCCGCAGATCGCCATCGGTAAAAATCCCGACAATGACATTTTGTGCATCGCAAATCACCGTCATGCCCAGGTTTTTGCGGGTAATCTCCAGCAGCGCGTCGCGCAGCGAGGCCGTGCGGGCGGTCAGCGGCATTTCGTCGCCGCTGTGCATGATATCGCTTACGCGCAGCAGCAGTTTGCGTCCTAATGCGCCGCCGGGATGGGACAAGGCGAAATCCTCGGCGGTAAAGCCCCGTGCCCGCAGGAGCGCCACCGCCAGCGCGTCGCCCATGACCAGCGCGGCGGTGGTGCTGGCGGTCGGCGCCAGGCCCAGCGGGCAGGCTTCTTCCGGCACATGCACGCACAAATGGATTTCCGCCGCTTTCCCCATAGTACTTTCCGGTTTGCCGGTCAGGCAGATGAGGGGGATGTGCAGACGTTTAAGCACGGGAATCAGCGCCAGGATCTCGTGGGATTCGCCGGAATTCGACAGCGCGATAACGATATCCTGCGGCGACACCATACCCAGGTCACCATGGCTGGCCTCGCCGGGATGGACGAAAAACGCCGGCGTGCCGGTACTGGCGAAAGTGGCGGCCAGCTTGCGGCCGATATGGCCGGATTTGCCCATGCCCATCACCACCACTTTGCCGGCACAGCGAAACAGCGCTTCGCAGGCGCGGCGGAAATCGTCGTTAATATATTGATCCAGCTGCGCCAGACCCGCTCGCTCAATAGCGAGAACTTCCTTGCCGGCGGCGATAAAATCAAAGGCCGGCGCTAATGTATTCTGCGACATAAAACATATCCTGAGTAAGGCCCCCGACAGGCGATTTATCCGGCGCCGTTTGCGCAGGCACAGGGCGGCGAGGATAACGCTCGCCGCCAGCATGACCCAATAATCGCGGGCAAAGGCATCGGGATTGAACGGGCTGGGAGAGAGCAGCGCGGGAACGCCCAGCACAATAACACTATTGAAGATATTGGAGCCAATAACATTCCCCAGGGCAATATCATTTTCTCCCTTGAGCGCCCCGGCGACAAGCGTTGTCAGCTCCGGCAGGCTGGTGCCGATCGCCAGCACGCTGGCATTATCAATCACCATCCGTGCCGAGATAGGCATAATAATAAACGCCAGCACCAGCCACAGGACGGCGACGGTATTATTGCTGTCCTGCGGCAGCTCCGCCAGCTGTTCGCGGGTCAGCGTATCGCTGCCCTCGCGCAGCGCCAGCCGGGAGATAGTCACGATTATCAGCAGGTAGCCCGCCGCCGCCAGTAACAGAACGCCGTCCAGCCTGCCCAGACTGTGGTCCGCCATCAGCAAGCCGCACAACAGGGTAATGAGCAGCAACAGCGGCAACTCGCGCCGCACGATATCGGAGCGGAAGGTGACCGGGCGGATAAGCGCCGCGCCGCCGACAATCAGCATAATGTTGGTAATGTTGGAACCCAAGATATTGCCGACCGCCATATCGATCTGATGGTTAAGGGCGGCGGTAACCGATACCAGTAATTCCGGCAGCGAGGTGCCGAAGGAGACGATTGTGCAGCCGATGAGCCAGGGCGCAACGCCGAGCGAGCAGCTTAACACGGCCGCACTATAGACCAATCTGTCCGCGCCATAAACCAATAGAATGAGGCCAATAATGAATAATGACGTGGCAAAAAGCATGATAAATCCTTGGCTTGAGCAAAAACCTGTTCCGTTGACGCATCATAGCCCTAAAAGGAAGACCAAAGGTGGACAATAAACGCAAACTGGCATTAGTTTTGACCATCTAACGGCTAAAAGTAAAACGCGGCGATGAAGTTATCCGCGGCAACGGGCCTGATTGGTCGAGAAAAGTTCGATGAATTGGTCTGCTTGCTTTACTATCATCACTGCAGACCGTGAGTGCGTGAAGAAAAGGACAGTAAAATATGAACCAGAGCGATAACCTGGTCGAGATTCGCGGATTGAGCTTTCGTCGGGGCGATCGCGTTATTTTCGATAATATCAGTATGCAGTTTCCGCGCGGCAAAGTGACGGCGATCATAGGGCCGTCGGGCATCGGTAAAACGACGCTGCTGCGCCTTATCGGCGGGCAATTGCCGCCGGACAGTGGCGAAATTTGGGTAGACGGTGACAATATACCCACTCTGTCGCGCCGTCGACTCTATGAGGTGCGTAAGAAAATCAGCATGCTATTCCAGTCCGGTGCGCTGTTTACCGACAATACCGTCTTCGAGAATGTGGCGTTTCCGCTGCGTCGGCATACCCGTTTACCGGAGCCGGTGCTGCGCAGCACGGTACTGATGAAACTTGAAGCGGTGGGATTGCGCGGGGCGGCATCGTTGATGCCGGCAGAGCTGTCGGGCGGTATGGCGCGCCGTGCGGCGCTGGCCCGCGCCATCGCGCTGGATCCTGAGCTGATTATGTTCGATGAGCCGTTTGTGGGACAAGATCCGATCACCATGGGGGTGCTGGTCAAGCTTATCGACGAGCTAAATCATGCGCTCGGCGTTACCTGTATCGTCGTGTCCCACGACGTGCCGGAGGTCTTGAGCATTACCGATTACGCCTATATCGTTGCCGAGCAGCACGTCGTGGCGGAAGGGACGCCGGCCAGCCTGCGTGACAACCAGGATCCGCGGGTGAGGCAATTTCTCGACGGTATCGCCGATGGGCCTGTTCCGTTTAACGTTCCCGCCGATGATTATCAGACCCAACTATTGGGCGCAGGGAGTTAACCTCAGTCATGGTACGAGAAGCAATCGCGTCTTTCGGACGCCGGGGGATCAACATTTGCCACGGTTTTGGCCGGGCCGGTGTCATGCTGTTCAACGCGCTGATAGGCAAACCGGCGCTGCGCGAACAATGGCCACTGCTGGTCAAAAAACTTTACGGCGTTGGCGTATTATCGCTGGTGATTATTATGGTGTCTGGCCTGTTTATCGGTATGGTACTGGGATTACAGGGCTACATCATTCTCACCACCTACAGCGCGGAGTCCAGCCTGGGAATGCTGGTCGCGCTATCGCTACTGCGCGAGCTGGGGCCGGTGGTGACCGCGTTGCTGTTTGCCGGCCGGGCGGGTTCTGCGCTTACCGCCGAAATAGGCTTGATGAAGGCTACCGAGCAGCTTTCCAGTCTGGAGATGATGGCGGTGGACCCGCTGCGCCGGGTGGTGGCGCCGCGTTTTTGGGCCGGCGTTATCAGTATGCCGCTGCTGACGGCGATTTTCGTTGCGGTCGGCATCTGGGGCGGCGCAGTGGTCGGCGTTGAATGGAAAGGAATTGACAGCGGCTTCTTCTGGTCCGCAATGCAGGGCGCCGTGGACTGGAGGCAAGATTTGGTAAACTGTGTCATCAAGAGTGTGGTTTTCGCTATCACCGTCACCTGGATTGCGCTGTTTAATGGTTACGACGCGATCCCGACCTCCGAGGGGATCAGCCGCGCAACCACCCGCACGGTGGTCCACGCTTCGCTGGCGGTGTTGGGATTGGATTTTGTGCTGACGGCACTGATGTTTGGGAACTGAGTGAATGCAAACCAAAAAAAGTGAAATCTGGGTCGGCGCGTTTATGATTATCGCCCTCTGCGCCATCGTGTTTCTTTGTCTGAAGGTGGCGGATATCCGTTCGGTGAGTAATGCGGCAACTTATCGAATCAGCGCTTCTTTCGACAATATCGGCGGTCTTAAAGTGCGATCGCCGGTGCGGGTCGGAGGGGTCGTTATCGGCCGGGTCGCGGATATTACCCTCGATCCTAAAACCTATACGCCGAAAGTCACCATAGACATCGAACAGACCTATAATCATATACCCGATACCAGTTCGCTGGCGATCCGTACCTCGGGCCTGTTGGGTGAACAGTACCTGGCGCTGAATATTGGTTTCGATGACCCGGAAATGGGCACCTCGATACTGAAAGACGGCGGTGTTATCCAGGATACCAAATCGGCTATCGTGCTGGAGGACCTGATTGGTCAGTTCCTCTATAAGAGCGGCAGCGGCGGCAATGGAACCGGCGCGGGCCAGAGCCGTGGCAACGGCGGTGCGGCCGGACAGTAGGAGGGTCTCCGCGGCCGGAAAGGCGTTAGCGCCGACCGTCGTCTTATTATTGATACCGGGCGATGCGCGTCTGTCTTCAGCGTCGCCACCCGGTTGTTCCGCCCCGTGAGGCGGTGCAACCCTAACAGGAGAAATGCATGCTTAAACGTTTATTCATGGTGGCGCTGCTGGCGATTGCGCCGCTGACACAGGCTGCCGATCAAAGCAATCCTTATCGTTTGATGAATGATGCGGCGAGCAAGACTTTCACTCGCCTGAAAAATGAACAGGGCAAAATTCATCAGGATCCCAACTACCTGCACACCGTGGTGCGGGAAGAGCTGCTTCCTTATGTGCAGGTGAAATACGCCGGCGCGCTGGTGCTGGGGCGCTATTATCGTGAGGCGACGCCGGCGCAGCGCGCCGCCTATTTCAAAGCGTTCCAGGACTATCTGGAGCAGGCTTACGGCCAGGCGCTGGCGCTTTACAGCAACCAGACCTACCAAATCGCGCCGGAAAAACCGCTCGGTGACGCCACGATTGTGGCTATTCGCGTGACGATTATCGATCAGGGTGGCCGGCCGCCGGTGCGCCTTGATTTTCAGTGGCGTAAAAACAGCGTCTCCGGCAACTGGCAGGCCTACGACATGATAGCCGAAGGGGTCAGTATGATTACCACCAAGCAAAACGAGTGGGCCTCCACGCTGCGCACCAAGGGCATCGATGGGCTGACGCAGCAATTGCAGGCCGCCGCCAGGACGCCGATTACCCTGGATAAGCAGCGTAATGGCTGAGGAATTGAGCTGGCATACGCAGGGGCAAACATTAATCCTGCACGGAGAGCTGGATCGCGACACGTTGCTGACGCTCTGGCAGCAACGGCAGCCATTGCTTGAAGGTATCCGGTTCCTGGATGTCTCCAACCTGAGGCGCGTCGATTCCGCCGGCGTGGCGCTCATGCTGCATTTTTACCATTATCAGCAGCAGCGGGGCGCTACGCTTGCGCTTACCGGCGTCACCGATAGGCTGCGCACGCTTATCGCGCTATACAAGCTGCAGGCGATCCTGCCCTGTACGACGACTGCGGACGCCTGATCCAGCACCCCCGGCGCCTTGCGCGCTTTGGTGACAGGGGGTAGCGTTACTCCGCCGGTGTCACCGGTACCGTTATGCTTGCCCCTGCTATTTTTTGGCGCATGTCGCGCCCGATGGCTTGACCTCGCGTCACGTCGCATTGCCGGTACCTTATCTGCCGTCATCATTAACTCTGGTGTTGCCGCGGCCGGAGCGACGTAAAGAATCACGGTTAATTGCTTTGCCTGTTCCCGAGCGCGGCGGATTCCTCTAAGATAGCGGTCTGATTCCCGACCCTGAAAAGAAAGACTTTATATGGAAACAAGTGAAATCAAAGCGGTTCTGATGAAAGCCCTGGCGCTGGACGAAGCCCACGTAAGGGGCGACGGCAGCCATTTTCAGGTTATTGCGGTCAGCGAGCAGTTCGCCGGCATGAGCCGGGTAAAAAAACAGCAGACGATATATGCGCCTCTGATGGAATATATTTCGGATAACCGCATCCACGCCTTATCGATCAAAGCCTACACCCCCGATGAGTGGCAGCGCGATCGCAAGCTGAACGGTTTTTAAATATTGACCCTGGCGGCCAACAGCCTTCCCTTGAACTACAGAGAGCAGTCGTAATGGATAAATTTTGTGTCCAGGGTCCTACCCGGTTAAGCGGCGAGGTCACCATTTCGGGCGCCAAAAATGCCGCGCTGCCGATTTTGTTCGCCGCGTTGCTGGCGGAAGAACCGGTGGAGATTCAAAACGTTCCAAAGTTAAAAGACATCGACACCACCATGAAACTGCTTGGCCAACTCGGCGCCAGAGTGGAACGGAATGGATCGGTGCATGTGGACGCCAGCGACGTTGACGTTTACTGCGCGCCCTATGAGCTGGTGAAAACCATGCGTGCGTCGATTTGGGCGTTGGGACCGCTGGTGGCGCGTTTCGGACAGGGGCAGGTCTCTTTGCCGGGCGGCTGCGCTATCGGCGCGCGTCCCGTGGATTTGCATATCAGCGGCCTGGAGCAGCTGGGCGCCACCATCAAGCTAGAGGAGGGTTACGTCAAAGCATCGGTGGACGGCCGTTTGCGCGGCGCGCATATTGTCATGGATAAAGTGAGCGTCGGTGCGACGATAACGATTATGAGCGCGGCGACACTGGCGACCGGCACCACCATCATCGAAAACGCCGCCCGCGAGCCGGAAATTGTCGACACCGCCAATTTCCTCATTACTCTTGGCGCGAAGATTAGCGGCGCCGGTACCGATAAAATTACCATCGAAGGGGTCGAACGGCTCGGCGGCGGTGTTTATCGCGTGTTGCCCGATCGCATCGAGACCGGCACATTTCTGGTGGCGGCGGCTATCTCCCGCGGTCGCGTGGTGTGTCATGCCACTCGCCCCGATACACTGGATGCCGTACTGGCCAAGTTGCGCGAAGCGGGCGCGGATATCGCCGTCGGCGACGATTGGATAAGCCTGGATATGCACGGTCAGCGGCCAAAGGCGGTTACGGTGCGTACCGCCCCGCATCCCGGTTTTCCCACCGATATGCAGGCGCAGTTCAGTCTGCTTAATCTGGTAGCCGACGGGACCGGCGTCATTACCGAGACCATCTTTGAAAACCGTTTCATGCACGTCCCCGAATTGATTCGGATGGGGGCACATGCGGAAATCGAAAGTAACACCGTTATCTGCCACGGCGTTGAGACGTTATCGGGGGCACAGGTGATGGCGACCGATTTGCGTGCCTCCGCCAGCCTGGTGCTGGCCGGCTGCATTGCCGAGGGCGTAACGGTGGTAGACCGCATTTATCATATCGATCGCGGTTATGACTGCATCGAGGAAAAATTGCGGCGTATGGGCGCCAATATCGAACGAATCCGTGGGGAATAAAGCCGCGCTCGCCGTTTTGCTCACGGGGGCGCGCGCTGCCTGCCACGCGGTCCTGTCGCGGCCGTAACAGCACGGTTGCGGACGCGGCAGATTAATTTGAAGCCGGGTACTCCTGAATGGTGACTTCCACCGTCAATTTCTTGCCGTTACGCAGGATCTCGACCGGTATGCGAGAGCCGGGACGAATTTCCGCCACCTGATCCATCGTTTCAATGGCGGAGATGGCCGGTTTGTGGTTGACGCTCAGGATGACATTCTCCACCTGAATGCCGGCTTGTGCCGCCGGTCCGCCGGGGGTCACTTCGTTGACGATGATGCCCTGAATGCGATCGAGGCCGCCGCCATTATGCATGGGCGCTACTTCACGGCCGCCGATACCGATATAACCGCGGATCACCCGGCCAT from Sodalis glossinidius str. 'morsitans' includes these protein-coding regions:
- the mlaC gene encoding phospholipid-binding protein MlaC produces the protein MLKRLFMVALLAIAPLTQAADQSNPYRLMNDAASKTFTRLKNEQGKIHQDPNYLHTVVREELLPYVQVKYAGALVLGRYYREATPAQRAAYFKAFQDYLEQAYGQALALYSNQTYQIAPEKPLGDATIVAIRVTIIDQGGRPPVRLDFQWRKNSVSGNWQAYDMIAEGVSMITTKQNEWASTLRTKGIDGLTQQLQAAARTPITLDKQRNG
- the mlaF gene encoding phospholipid ABC transporter ATP-binding protein MlaF, whose amino-acid sequence is MNQSDNLVEIRGLSFRRGDRVIFDNISMQFPRGKVTAIIGPSGIGKTTLLRLIGGQLPPDSGEIWVDGDNIPTLSRRRLYEVRKKISMLFQSGALFTDNTVFENVAFPLRRHTRLPEPVLRSTVLMKLEAVGLRGAASLMPAELSGGMARRAALARAIALDPELIMFDEPFVGQDPITMGVLVKLIDELNHALGVTCIVVSHDVPEVLSITDYAYIVAEQHVVAEGTPASLRDNQDPRVRQFLDGIADGPVPFNVPADDYQTQLLGAGS
- the ibaG gene encoding BolA family iron metabolism protein IbaG, with translation METSEIKAVLMKALALDEAHVRGDGSHFQVIAVSEQFAGMSRVKKQQTIYAPLMEYISDNRIHALSIKAYTPDEWQRDRKLNGF
- the murA gene encoding UDP-N-acetylglucosamine 1-carboxyvinyltransferase — protein: MDKFCVQGPTRLSGEVTISGAKNAALPILFAALLAEEPVEIQNVPKLKDIDTTMKLLGQLGARVERNGSVHVDASDVDVYCAPYELVKTMRASIWALGPLVARFGQGQVSLPGGCAIGARPVDLHISGLEQLGATIKLEEGYVKASVDGRLRGAHIVMDKVSVGATITIMSAATLATGTTIIENAAREPEIVDTANFLITLGAKISGAGTDKITIEGVERLGGGVYRVLPDRIETGTFLVAAAISRGRVVCHATRPDTLDAVLAKLREAGADIAVGDDWISLDMHGQRPKAVTVRTAPHPGFPTDMQAQFSLLNLVADGTGVITETIFENRFMHVPELIRMGAHAEIESNTVICHGVETLSGAQVMATDLRASASLVLAGCIAEGVTVVDRIYHIDRGYDCIEEKLRRMGANIERIRGE
- the mlaB gene encoding lipid asymmetry maintenance protein MlaB; its protein translation is MAEELSWHTQGQTLILHGELDRDTLLTLWQQRQPLLEGIRFLDVSNLRRVDSAGVALMLHFYHYQQQRGATLALTGVTDRLRTLIALYKLQAILPCTTTADA
- the mlaD gene encoding outer membrane lipid asymmetry maintenance protein MlaD; protein product: MQTKKSEIWVGAFMIIALCAIVFLCLKVADIRSVSNAATYRISASFDNIGGLKVRSPVRVGGVVIGRVADITLDPKTYTPKVTIDIEQTYNHIPDTSSLAIRTSGLLGEQYLALNIGFDDPEMGTSILKDGGVIQDTKSAIVLEDLIGQFLYKSGSGGNGTGAGQSRGNGGAAGQ
- the mlaE gene encoding lipid asymmetry maintenance ABC transporter permease subunit MlaE encodes the protein MVREAIASFGRRGINICHGFGRAGVMLFNALIGKPALREQWPLLVKKLYGVGVLSLVIIMVSGLFIGMVLGLQGYIILTTYSAESSLGMLVALSLLRELGPVVTALLFAGRAGSALTAEIGLMKATEQLSSLEMMAVDPLRRVVAPRFWAGVISMPLLTAIFVAVGIWGGAVVGVEWKGIDSGFFWSAMQGAVDWRQDLVNCVIKSVVFAITVTWIALFNGYDAIPTSEGISRATTRTVVHASLAVLGLDFVLTALMFGN
- the kdsD gene encoding arabinose-5-phosphate isomerase KdsD; the encoded protein is MSQNTLAPAFDFIAAGKEVLAIERAGLAQLDQYINDDFRRACEALFRCAGKVVVMGMGKSGHIGRKLAATFASTGTPAFFVHPGEASHGDLGMVSPQDIVIALSNSGESHEILALIPVLKRLHIPLICLTGKPESTMGKAAEIHLCVHVPEEACPLGLAPTASTTAALVMGDALAVALLRARGFTAEDFALSHPGGALGRKLLLRVSDIMHSGDEMPLTARTASLRDALLEITRKNLGMTVICDAQNVIVGIFTDGDLRRVFDMGIDLKEARIADVMTPGGVRVAPDTLAVEALNLIQARNITSLMVAQDDHLLGVVHMHDMLRAGVI